TGTATCAGTAAACATACTCCTGACGAGAATCTCACTCGCTGGCTGTACGAATCCACCACGAAACGTGTTTGGCCCTTGAAACGACACAGTATCACGGACAGCATCATCATAATACTCAGTAGAATTACCTGCTGTCTCGAACCCGATACTAGAATTGCTGTTACTGCTCCAGTAATTACCACTACCACCAccagtagtagtagtagtactGCTACAGCAACTGCTAGTAATCGAATTAGGATGGATAGCACAAGGAGATTGAGCATGTGAGTCGCTGATGACTTGCTGCAACATTTGTTCGGTTTGTCGTAGAGCCAAAGAATCGTAGAACAACGTGGTCTGCTCCGCGTCCGCGAGAGTCTCTTCTTCCATAAGGAGCTGGTTTACGTATTTCAAGAGGGTGTTTTCGGAATCAATCTCATCAGCTGGAGGAGAGTatttctgttgttgttgttgttgttgatgataaTGATGAATATCAAAATCTTGATCTTGTTGTGTTGCGGGAACCCAAATTGaaggttgatgatgatgataatctAAACGGAGATCGAAGTCGCTCGAGGAAGGAACACCGAAGCCGAGATTAGGATTCTGATTTGGTAAGAAACCAACATCATAATACTCGAAACCGTTGACCATTCCAGAGAAATTCGAATTCAtcatcaaaaaaagaaaaacctaattTACTGAACTTAATTGGTTCCTACCACCTACGAGAACACAAAGATTCAGTAGCGAATCTGAAGTAGGTGAGAACTGAGAACAACACTGGTTATATCTGAAGAAGAGATGGGACAAGTTAGTGCACAAAGTAGGAcgcaaaaaaagttttttttttaagatcaaTGCGCAACGTGAAGGGCGTGTGATTGGATATTGCTATGCGTGAGAGcaacagagagaaagagaaaaagaagaaagtttCGTGGGATACGCGAGGGGGACAAGACCAGTCTTGTGATTTGTCCGAGattccaaatatattatttgtcgGCTCCTTTTGACCTGTCTTAAGTGTTCTTATTGGTGGGCTTGGGCCCCATCTCTTCTTATTTTATCCATTTTTATTGTTTCAGTAGTAGTGACTGTCATGTTAATTAATCAACAGAGAGTTAATAAGCTCTTAACTATTATGACAAGTGgttgatatatttattgttatggCATTAATTAAGAAGTGGTCACGATTCCTTATCTGTGTATGAAACTCTCTCTAGCTAAGAAACGCATTCCTGATTAGTACTAAATAACATTTCTGATTTGAACTTTATGTAGGGGTTGAAATAGTTTGTGAAGGTTCCTAACTTTGACCATTTTAAGATATTCTGATAGTAGATTCGATGAATTAAATACAAGAGATCTAAATACAACCCATCAATTGATGTGAATCCTATATATCTAATGtatcaaattagattaaaatcTGGATTATACCATGATAGTGACATTAATACAAATCACAAGCTTTGGTCGCTTTAGATAGACACAGTTTATCTGActacattaaaatatttatccATATGTACTTATCAACTCCCGTTTTATTCTCGTTTTAATGTAAAGTCAAACGTATCCtaccaaaaaaagagagagtagTACTATTAGTTAAATTGATtctaacacttttttttttgattccaACACTTTCATGTCATGTGTAAAACTTAGGGAGCAAGATTAATAGATAAAACTTAGGGAGCAAGATTAATAGAGATTCCGGATAGGTGGAGTTGGTTATTTGACCTCTACAAATTTATTAGAAATGTTACTTATATATTAGAAATGTATCCCCATATATAGTAACCCCTCCGTTTCAATAAGATCCATGTTCTAagaaaatttttgttttaaaaagatgtattttttatgttttcaatatattttttgtcaattaataataaaaattgtggttttcaaaaatattaattacatttttttgaaatcttattagtttagaaatataagaaacataaaattacaaaaaactatgcagtaacaattatgttttaatatgttttcttaataagtgtaaaaatcatataatatctattattttgagacggagggagtagtacatatttacaaaacaaacaacccatttaaaataaacataaagtAAGATAAttatttctttctccttttcaTAAAAATGTTCTTGTGAAAATTTTCATATAGATCAAAGATAATTAAactatattatgttttttattaattagatttatttagtcaataatatttgaaaaaaataaaattatttataaaattaatacagTTTGTAATTAGTATTAAactgaaagtaaatataaactacatttaaattataaaataaaactctttatataataagaaaaattgtcaaaataacatttttttgaacacatagaataacatttttattatagaagaaaaatattatagaaaagcACAAACGTGAGAGAACCCCATCCCGATCTGATCGCACTGACATTCTGACATTTACGTTGTAACATTGTGAGATTCAGACCATTTAATATTTGTACTATGATAAAACTCGAAACCGAGTGGGTGTCACGTTTGAGTACTATGATTTGTTTCTGTATCTAATTAGATATTTAACCTTTTAGGATTGTTTAGTTAATAGTTTTTTCCAATAGGAATCTTAGAAATTGTACCAAGAAAAGCTAATaggattttattatttctttcatCTTGAAATATGAATGATGTTTCCTGGTTTAATCAATAATTTGAAACTTATTTAACTACAGTTTTAGGATGTAATCATGTAACTACTTTTTGAGATTGATTAATCATAATGCACATTATCTTGTAATATTGTTtgcaacaaattattttttgtgcATGATGCAATAGAACTTTGTAAACAAGACATTTGTTGAACTTAGCATTTATTATTTAGGCAACATAAGTGTCTGAGCATAGAATACTCTGTTATGCTATACACACGCTACGTTACAAGCGTATAACCATTATCTAGTGTCCAAGGATCACTAACTCTTAACCTAATCCACTCATGATGCCCAGAGACTAGCCGTATGAACACATGAATCCAAAACGCTTACTCAATGGTGCCGAATTTTTCATAAAGATGTGAAGTAATGAAACTGACATCTCCAGTTATTTGTCTCCATTGATCATTGAGATCCTAACGAATCTTCCCGCATATTCGTATTTATATTCCGTTTGTTATTAACtctagtttcttttttaatgaCAAGGAATCTTTTCTACAGTCCCCATGTGTGTACGAGGGAGTCAGTTGATCTCCTTTTCACATTCATCATTTTTATTGATGCTTGCTTGTatcattattaataatatagatgatttCCAGTTGATCTCCCTCCACATTCATCATTTCTCAATGATGCTTGCTTGTACCCATTTCATCTCGACCATCTTTTTGGGTTAAAAACATACATTTCACCAGGTTTTAGCCCATATATTAGCACAATAGTTATACTATTAACAGGCTTGAACCAACATGTCTATGTCTTGGGCCACATGTGTCTCTATGAAATGTAACAGCAATTGTAGTTTATGATGTGACCTGATCACCATATTTCACTTTATCTACATGTAAAATGCATCTGTAGTTCTCTATCGACCAATATGTTTCAACTAAAATTCCTAAAAGAGGGATATGTTgataaaattcataaatgtaACAACAATAGCTGAGTCTAAAATTGCTAGGCAGCAAAAGGAATAAACATGTTATTATAACCAAGCACTGTGAAAATTACATTAGACTTCACCTATCTTCATCTCTATCCTCTTCTTCACCACATTCCATTCCTTTTTTCTCCTTACAcaatgaatattttcaaatacataacataacaaataaacaaaaaaaagtatatatgaaagaaaaaaagatatcaGGTTCATCCCGCTAACGTTCATTTTCACGCCGCGGGGATAACATTTTGTTCCCAGTCTATAGACCAAGACTGGTCTCGAGCTTCTGAGGTCCCTCTAGCAACTGTTGTTTCCCCTGTTGCTGGGACCAGTAGGCATGAGCCATCAGTACACGGTCTAAGAGCTCCTGCGGAACTGGCTCACCTCTCCTTTGTTGCGGCGATATTCTTGTTGTGTGCACCAACGTCTTCCATTTGTCCTATCATTCACATATATAATAACTTCTTTGACACGCAACACACCTCATTTACAGACTGAGTGGTAAaaggaaatttttatttttttattataccTTCAAATCGACATAAGTCCGGTGCTTTGCGTTATCAAAAGCTCGTAGCTTACAATCACGCCACCTGCAAATAGATAAA
This sequence is a window from Raphanus sativus cultivar WK10039 unplaced genomic scaffold, ASM80110v3 Scaffold2352, whole genome shotgun sequence. Protein-coding genes within it:
- the LOC130505535 gene encoding scarecrow-like protein 31; translation: MNSNFSGMVNGFEYYDVGFLPNQNPNLGFGVPSSSDFDLRLDYHHHQPSIWVPATQQDQDFDIHHYHQQQQQQQKYSPPADEIDSENTLLKYVNQLLMEEETLADAEQTTLFYDSLALRQTEQMLQQVISDSHAQSPCAIHPNSITSSCCSSTTTTTGGGSGNYWSSNSNSSIGFETAGNSTEYYDDAVRDTVSFQGPNTFRGGFVQPASEILVRSMFTDTDSVMQFKKGLEEASKFLPNTDQWIFNHDQHEVKEDRVISRARRKNRHHEEEEEDLEEARSSKQSAVTVEEDGKLTELFDKVLLLDGESDPHVIEDGESVSSKPQ